The following coding sequences are from one Planctomycetia bacterium window:
- the rfaE2 gene encoding D-glycero-beta-D-manno-heptose 1-phosphate adenylyltransferase yields MRNEASEHLLDVFDRLGRPRMLVVGDLILDRYTWGNAERVSQEAPVILLRADRREQRLGGAANVCQMLRGLEAEVACVGVVGDDNAGRQLRELLAATGIDVAGLVIDPERPTTEKERFIGRAANRHGHQILRVDTEERAAVEGHVERALIEQLERLCEADVSRWSSDEHDYTLADELPSYPDFPETTPSESYRETIVPITSDWRNALATQSVIAEHGDVMPQPEDAQVCPFDAILVSDYDKGVCTPAVMRAVTALGRKLGVPVVVDPGRGVDWSKYRGATAIKANRVEAELAVERKFQLRAAKHGEHGPLQLEDPFDAGVWLCRELELGLVVITLDRDGAVLVESNAHGRPGRRADDFFREHFATRARDVYDITGAGDMVLAMIGVALAANVSAADAVRLGNVAGGLEVEKEGVVVIPRAEIRQDLLVELGAPPAEAGKILPLDRLAAQIAEHRAAGQRVVFTNGCFDLLHVGHITSLEEAASQGEILVVAVNSDSSVRKLKGSGRPLIAEQDRARMLAALSVVDYVLIFNEDTPLQAIRRLRPHVLVKGGTYAPGQVVGQDFVESYGGRLYLSRMVDGISTTNLVNSIHGMNGPHYLRRGIAGLSREELDITKD; encoded by the coding sequence ATGCGTAACGAAGCGTCGGAACATTTGCTCGACGTGTTTGATCGCCTCGGACGCCCGCGAATGCTCGTCGTGGGGGATCTAATTCTTGACCGGTATACCTGGGGGAATGCCGAGCGGGTCAGCCAGGAGGCCCCGGTGATCTTGCTGCGCGCCGATCGGCGCGAACAGCGTCTCGGCGGCGCAGCGAACGTCTGTCAAATGCTCCGCGGACTCGAAGCGGAAGTCGCTTGCGTCGGCGTCGTGGGCGATGACAACGCCGGTCGCCAACTGCGCGAACTGCTGGCCGCGACCGGCATCGACGTGGCGGGCCTGGTCATCGATCCCGAACGCCCAACGACGGAAAAAGAGCGCTTTATCGGCCGCGCCGCGAATCGCCACGGCCACCAGATTCTCCGTGTCGACACGGAAGAACGCGCCGCCGTCGAGGGGCACGTGGAACGCGCTTTAATCGAACAGCTGGAACGCCTTTGCGAAGCGGACGTCTCGCGTTGGTCGTCCGACGAGCACGACTACACGCTGGCCGACGAGTTGCCGTCGTACCCGGATTTCCCGGAGACGACGCCGTCGGAGTCGTATCGCGAAACGATTGTGCCAATCACCAGCGACTGGCGCAACGCTTTGGCGACGCAATCGGTGATCGCCGAACATGGCGACGTGATGCCGCAACCGGAAGACGCACAAGTTTGCCCATTCGACGCGATTCTGGTTTCCGACTACGACAAAGGCGTCTGCACGCCCGCCGTGATGCGTGCCGTGACGGCGCTCGGGCGCAAGTTGGGCGTGCCGGTCGTGGTTGATCCAGGGCGCGGCGTCGATTGGTCGAAGTACCGCGGCGCCACGGCGATCAAGGCGAACCGCGTCGAAGCGGAACTGGCCGTGGAGCGCAAATTTCAACTCCGCGCGGCCAAACACGGCGAGCATGGGCCGCTGCAATTAGAAGATCCGTTCGACGCGGGCGTTTGGCTCTGCCGCGAATTGGAGCTCGGCCTCGTGGTGATCACGCTCGACCGCGACGGCGCGGTGCTGGTCGAATCGAACGCGCACGGTCGGCCAGGTCGTCGCGCCGACGACTTCTTCCGCGAACATTTTGCCACCCGCGCGCGCGACGTCTACGACATCACCGGCGCAGGCGACATGGTGCTGGCCATGATCGGCGTGGCGCTCGCGGCCAACGTTTCTGCGGCGGACGCCGTGCGGCTCGGCAATGTCGCGGGTGGACTGGAAGTCGAAAAGGAAGGGGTCGTCGTCATTCCCCGCGCGGAGATTCGCCAGGACCTGCTTGTCGAACTTGGCGCACCGCCGGCGGAAGCTGGCAAGATCCTGCCACTCGATCGACTGGCGGCCCAGATCGCCGAACATCGCGCTGCCGGCCAACGCGTCGTGTTCACGAACGGCTGCTTCGACCTGTTGCACGTGGGCCACATCACGTCGCTGGAAGAAGCCGCGTCGCAGGGAGAGATCCTGGTCGTCGCCGTGAACAGCGATAGCAGCGTACGGAAGTTGAAAGGTTCAGGACGCCCGTTGATCGCCGAGCAAGATCGCGCGCGGATGTTGGCGGCGCTTAGCGTCGTCGACTACGTGCTGATCTTCAACGAAGACACGCCGCTGCAAGCCATCCGTAGGCTGCGGCCGCACGTGCTCGTTAAAGGGGGCACGTACGCGCCAGGCCAAGTCGTCGGCCAGGATTTCGTCGAATCGTATGGCGGCCGCCTGTACCTGTCGCGTATGGTCGACGGCATCTCCACGACCAATCTCGTCAACTCAATCCACGGCATGAACGGCCCGCACTACTTACGCCGCGGCATCGCGGGACTATCGCGCGAAGAGCTGGATATTACGAAAGACTAG
- a CDS encoding cupin domain-containing protein, translating into MPTHIASPKIISAAGNKPKTIAEFVGRVNSSTSAVSIAQMKSPPGWEEPGQRPEFDEYTVVLRGMLRVEHEQGVTDVEAGQAIITHRGEWVRYSSPGAEGAEYIAVCLPAFSPDTVHRDA; encoded by the coding sequence ATGCCCACACACATTGCGTCTCCGAAGATCATTTCCGCCGCTGGGAATAAGCCGAAGACGATCGCCGAGTTCGTCGGGCGAGTAAACTCATCTACGTCCGCGGTCAGCATTGCGCAGATGAAAAGTCCGCCGGGCTGGGAAGAGCCTGGGCAACGACCGGAGTTCGACGAATACACCGTCGTGCTGCGCGGCATGTTGCGCGTCGAGCATGAGCAAGGCGTGACGGACGTGGAGGCAGGGCAGGCGATCATCACGCATCGCGGCGAATGGGTCCGCTATAGCTCGCCCGGCGCGGAAGGGGCGGAGTACATCGCCGTTTGCTTGCCGGCGTTCAGCCCCGACACGGTCCATCGCGACGCGTAG
- the pstB gene encoding phosphate ABC transporter ATP-binding protein PstB, whose amino-acid sequence MSTAFSELPANPPSMPSEQRARPTEHRPVATAETSAPPAAPSVKAEVRDLSFYYGNVRALKNINLQFLERQVTAIIGPSGCGKSTLLRCFNRMHDLYPGNRYEGQILLQPDGVNIVSPDVDPIEMRMRISMVFQKPNPFPKSIFENVAFGLRLRGEHKATINAKIEQALRSAALWDEVKDRLHQPAYKLSGGQQQRLCIARSLATDPEILLLDEPTSALDPVATSKIEELVAELRDYVTIIVVTHNMQQAARISDYTVFLYIGELVEVDRTEHIFKNPANKLTQSYITGSFG is encoded by the coding sequence ATGAGCACTGCTTTCTCCGAATTGCCGGCGAACCCGCCTTCTATGCCAAGCGAACAACGAGCCCGGCCGACGGAACATCGCCCCGTGGCGACGGCCGAGACGTCTGCGCCGCCCGCGGCCCCGTCGGTCAAGGCGGAGGTGCGCGACCTGAGCTTCTATTACGGCAACGTCCGCGCGCTGAAGAATATCAACTTGCAGTTCCTGGAGCGTCAGGTCACTGCCATCATCGGACCTTCCGGATGCGGCAAGTCGACGTTGCTCCGCTGCTTCAACCGGATGCATGACTTGTATCCCGGCAATCGCTATGAAGGCCAGATCCTGCTTCAGCCGGACGGCGTGAACATCGTTTCGCCGGACGTGGATCCGATCGAAATGCGGATGCGGATCAGCATGGTCTTTCAGAAGCCGAACCCGTTTCCCAAATCGATCTTCGAGAATGTCGCCTTCGGCCTGCGCTTGCGCGGCGAGCACAAGGCGACGATCAATGCTAAGATCGAGCAAGCGCTCCGCTCCGCGGCGCTCTGGGACGAAGTGAAAGATCGGCTCCATCAGCCGGCGTACAAACTTTCTGGGGGGCAGCAACAGCGGCTTTGCATTGCGCGGTCGTTGGCGACCGACCCGGAAATCCTGCTGCTCGACGAACCGACCTCGGCCCTCGACCCGGTCGCGACTTCGAAGATCGAAGAACTGGTCGCCGAGTTGCGCGACTACGTCACGATCATTGTCGTCACGCACAATATGCAGCAGGCCGCGCGGATCTCCGACTATACGGTCTTCCTCTACATCGGCGAACTGGTCGAAGTCGATCGCACGGAACATATCTTCAAGAACCCCGCCAACAAGTTGACGCAAAGTTATATCACCGGGAGCTTTGGGTAG
- a CDS encoding NAD(P)H-hydrate dehydratase encodes MSTSLPQLAPRDPESHKGDYGRLLLIGGSRGMSGAIALAGLAAVRSGAGLVRLATPDVSLDAVAAQFPAYMTLALPSDRHGRIARTAWDALHRAIEQVNVVAIGPGLGRSLGLGWLVDRLYREVALPMVVDADALNALADRGTPLAEHSGPRILTPHSGEFRRLVPNSSNDRAEQESQAIELARSAGIVLVLKGHHTLVTDGKMSFHNTTGNPGMATGGSGDVLTGVITALLGQGLTPLDAARLGVYLHGAAGDIAADVYGEVSLTPLDIVESLSITIQNVSLPDDPV; translated from the coding sequence ATGTCGACGTCACTGCCGCAACTTGCGCCGCGTGATCCGGAATCCCATAAAGGGGACTACGGCCGATTGCTATTGATCGGTGGTTCGCGCGGCATGAGCGGCGCGATTGCCTTGGCCGGCCTGGCGGCGGTTCGCTCCGGTGCAGGCCTAGTGCGATTGGCGACGCCGGATGTTTCTCTCGACGCCGTCGCCGCGCAGTTTCCGGCCTACATGACGTTAGCGCTTCCGAGCGATCGCCACGGCCGGATCGCGCGTACGGCTTGGGACGCACTGCATCGTGCCATCGAGCAAGTGAACGTGGTCGCCATTGGACCTGGTCTCGGCAGATCGCTCGGCCTCGGCTGGCTGGTGGATCGGCTCTATCGCGAAGTGGCGTTGCCGATGGTGGTCGACGCCGACGCGTTGAATGCCCTCGCGGATCGCGGAACGCCGCTCGCTGAACACTCCGGACCGCGGATTCTCACGCCGCACTCTGGGGAGTTCCGCCGTTTGGTTCCCAATTCCTCCAATGACCGTGCTGAGCAAGAATCGCAGGCCATTGAACTGGCCCGGTCGGCTGGCATCGTGCTGGTTCTGAAGGGCCACCACACTTTGGTGACCGATGGAAAAATGTCCTTCCACAACACGACCGGCAACCCCGGTATGGCCACGGGAGGCAGCGGCGACGTGCTTACCGGCGTCATTACCGCCCTGCTGGGCCAGGGTTTGACGCCGCTGGACGCCGCGCGGCTCGGCGTCTATCTCCACGGCGCCGCCGGTGATATTGCGGCCGATGTCTACGGCGAGGTTTCCCTCACCCCCCTCGATATCGTGGAATCGCTCTCGATCACCATTCAGAACGTCTCGTTGCCCGACGACCCCGTCTGA
- the pstC gene encoding phosphate ABC transporter permease subunit PstC gives MSRPNPSLIWWRRRREWTIESLLCLAAVSSVLITAGIVGILMVESARFFQVVSLGDFLTDTMWTPLFEPPRYGIMSLLSGTLVTTAVALAVAMPAGTIIAAYLSEFAPHRVRECVKPVLELLSAVPTVVFGYFALLFVAPLLQKIMPNLPTFNMLSAGIVMGIMIIPYISSLSEDAMRAVPMILREGAYGLGANRVITVFRVVFPAAFSGIVASYVLAISRAIGETMIVAIAAGQQPNLTLNPTEPAATVTAFIVQVCLGDLPHDSIGYKSIFAAGFTLFLMTLGFNIIGHLMRRRFREAY, from the coding sequence GTGAGTAGGCCCAACCCGTCGCTCATCTGGTGGCGAAGGCGCCGCGAGTGGACGATCGAATCGCTGCTCTGCCTGGCCGCGGTTTCCTCGGTGCTGATCACCGCGGGGATCGTCGGCATTTTGATGGTCGAGTCCGCGCGGTTTTTTCAGGTCGTGTCGTTGGGCGACTTTCTGACCGACACGATGTGGACGCCGCTCTTCGAGCCGCCGCGTTACGGCATCATGTCGCTCCTCTCCGGCACGCTGGTTACCACGGCCGTCGCGCTGGCCGTGGCCATGCCGGCGGGGACGATCATCGCCGCTTATCTAAGTGAATTCGCGCCGCATCGCGTGCGCGAATGCGTCAAGCCGGTGCTGGAATTGCTAAGCGCGGTGCCGACCGTGGTGTTCGGCTACTTCGCGCTCTTGTTCGTGGCGCCGCTGCTGCAAAAGATCATGCCCAACTTGCCAACGTTCAACATGCTGAGCGCCGGCATCGTGATGGGCATTATGATCATTCCGTATATCAGTTCGCTCTCGGAAGATGCGATGCGGGCCGTGCCAATGATCTTGCGCGAAGGCGCGTACGGCCTCGGGGCGAATCGTGTCATCACCGTGTTTCGCGTGGTCTTTCCGGCGGCGTTCTCCGGCATCGTGGCGTCATACGTGTTGGCCATTTCTCGCGCGATCGGCGAAACCATGATCGTCGCCATCGCCGCGGGGCAGCAACCCAATCTAACCTTGAATCCGACAGAACCAGCCGCCACCGTGACCGCGTTTATTGTGCAAGTCTGCCTCGGAGACTTGCCGCACGACAGCATTGGCTACAAATCGATCTTCGCGGCCGGGTTTACACTATTCCTGATGACGCTGGGCTTCAACATTATCGGCCACCTGATGCGGCGCCGTTTCCGGGAGGCGTACTAA
- the pstA gene encoding phosphate ABC transporter permease PstA, which produces MFGVNTPRLRRIVAKRWLEDVLFSLAGAVCTLIGLVTLGALFYNLMHDGLHRLDWSLLASFPSRFAERAGVLSAWVGSLLIMLVTTLSAIPLGVAAGVYLEEYGKKNWRTTLIELNIANLAGVPSIIYGLMALGLFVYMLGLGRSILAGGLTLACLILPIIIVATREALRSIPQEIREAAYGMGASKWQVIWHHLLPYSTGGISTGIIIGLSRAIGETAPLITIGALTFIAFLPFNSASELVTLRWLDNQFTVLPIQMFNWVSRPGVEFQANAAAAGLLLIAITLSMNAVAIVVRYRMRKRIKW; this is translated from the coding sequence CTGTTCGGCGTCAATACACCACGACTTCGTCGGATCGTCGCCAAACGGTGGCTCGAGGACGTCTTGTTTTCGTTGGCCGGGGCGGTCTGCACATTGATTGGACTAGTGACGCTGGGCGCGCTGTTTTATAACCTGATGCACGACGGCTTACATCGGCTGGACTGGTCGTTACTCGCTTCGTTTCCCTCGCGCTTCGCCGAACGCGCCGGTGTGCTCTCCGCCTGGGTCGGTTCGTTGTTGATTATGCTGGTTACGACGCTGTCGGCGATTCCGCTGGGTGTCGCGGCCGGCGTGTATCTGGAGGAATACGGCAAGAAGAACTGGCGCACCACGTTGATCGAGTTGAATATCGCCAACCTCGCCGGCGTGCCTTCGATTATCTACGGGCTGATGGCGCTCGGGCTGTTCGTCTACATGCTCGGGCTGGGACGCAGCATCCTCGCCGGTGGCTTGACGTTGGCGTGTCTAATCCTGCCAATCATCATCGTCGCCACGCGCGAAGCGTTGCGGTCGATTCCGCAGGAGATTCGCGAAGCTGCCTATGGCATGGGCGCTTCGAAATGGCAGGTGATTTGGCATCACTTGTTGCCATACTCCACCGGCGGCATTTCCACCGGCATCATCATCGGTCTCTCGCGCGCCATCGGCGAGACCGCGCCGCTGATCACGATCGGCGCGCTGACGTTTATCGCCTTTTTGCCATTCAACTCCGCCAGCGAACTGGTGACGCTCCGTTGGCTCGACAATCAATTCACGGTACTTCCAATTCAGATGTTCAATTGGGTCTCCCGCCCGGGCGTGGAATTCCAGGCCAATGCCGCCGCCGCGGGGCTGTTGTTGATTGCGATCACCTTGTCGATGAACGCCGTGGCGATCGTCGTGCGATATCGCATGCGAAAACGAATCAAATGGTAA
- a CDS encoding FeoB-associated Cys-rich membrane protein — MSLVWQQLIVALIVAACAAHLAWRSWQIVAGRGKSGCGSACGGCQSQTPVVTVDALRSSAKP; from the coding sequence ATGTCGCTCGTTTGGCAACAACTGATTGTCGCGCTGATCGTGGCCGCGTGTGCGGCGCATTTGGCCTGGCGTTCGTGGCAGATCGTCGCTGGTCGCGGGAAATCCGGCTGCGGCAGTGCCTGCGGAGGTTGCCAGAGTCAGACGCCCGTGGTGACGGTGGACGCGTTGCGATCGAGCGCCAAGCCATGA
- a CDS encoding glycosyltransferase family 2 protein yields the protein MPLIKSRAPKSAALAPRKVAHGVAIAIVNYNGGPRLRECLRAVCRQSVAPERILLYDNASQDDSCDGIRERFPSVEVRRFAQNRGFAAACNAALREADDCRWVAVLNSDALPGRHWLARMLSAAESLPDCAALSSQLISARDTGRLDGAGDVYHVCGAAWRAGHGQIAAEHSLGEARGPREVFSACAAAALYRRDAVLEAGGFDESFFCYFEDVDLSYRLRLGGHRIWHVPRAVARHVGGASSGPRSDFAIYHGHRNLVWTFFRNTPARLLWRHLPQHLAWNLATVLWFALRGRGRVILHSKRDALRGLPRILRERASLQRNAAVAVESLLKVMEHGWLKPYFRRRTTTQAAAQSDLAPDRASALRQP from the coding sequence ATGCCACTCATCAAGTCTCGCGCACCCAAGTCGGCCGCGCTTGCTCCGCGCAAAGTGGCTCACGGCGTCGCGATTGCCATCGTCAACTACAACGGTGGTCCAAGATTGCGGGAATGCTTGCGCGCCGTGTGTCGTCAGAGCGTGGCGCCGGAGCGTATTCTGCTGTACGACAACGCGAGCCAGGATGATTCCTGCGATGGCATTCGAGAACGATTTCCAAGCGTCGAAGTCCGTCGCTTTGCGCAGAACCGCGGCTTCGCGGCGGCCTGCAACGCGGCGCTGCGCGAGGCCGACGATTGTCGCTGGGTGGCAGTGTTGAATTCCGATGCGCTGCCGGGCCGGCATTGGCTCGCGCGGATGCTGTCGGCTGCCGAGTCGTTGCCCGACTGCGCGGCGCTATCGAGCCAGTTGATTTCCGCGCGCGACACCGGCCGGCTGGACGGTGCGGGCGACGTTTATCATGTCTGCGGCGCCGCCTGGCGCGCAGGACACGGGCAAATCGCGGCCGAACATTCGCTCGGCGAAGCGCGGGGGCCGCGCGAAGTCTTCTCCGCCTGCGCGGCGGCGGCGTTGTATCGTCGCGACGCTGTATTGGAAGCGGGCGGCTTCGACGAGTCGTTCTTCTGTTACTTCGAAGACGTCGATCTGAGCTATCGACTGCGTTTGGGCGGCCATCGGATCTGGCACGTACCGCGCGCCGTCGCTCGGCACGTCGGCGGCGCATCGAGCGGTCCGCGGAGCGATTTCGCCATCTACCACGGACATCGCAATCTGGTCTGGACCTTCTTTCGCAACACGCCCGCACGGCTGCTGTGGCGTCATCTGCCGCAGCATTTGGCGTGGAACCTGGCGACAGTTCTCTGGTTCGCACTTCGAGGGCGCGGCCGCGTGATCCTACACAGCAAAAGGGATGCGCTGCGAGGATTGCCGCGCATCTTGCGCGAGCGCGCCTCACTTCAAAGGAACGCCGCCGTTGCCGTCGAGAGTTTGCTCAAGGTCATGGAACACGGTTGGCTCAAGCCGTATTTCCGCCGACGAACCACCACGCAAGCCGCGGCGCAAAGCGACTTAGCACCCGACCGAGCGTCGGCGCTTCGGCAGCCGTAG
- a CDS encoding PstS family phosphate ABC transporter substrate-binding protein — MRRLSLWLVLVGSLGVVAGCGDGSGASGEPTLVQIDGSSTVFPVSEAVAEEFQNSQAGKVNVTVGNSGTGGGFKKFFRGETDVSNASRPILKEEMEVAKQNNIEYIELPICFDALTIVVHKDNDWVDSITVDELKKMWEPGATGQVTQWSQVREGWPSEKFALFGAGSDSGTFDYFTEAVNGKAKVSRGDYTASEDDNTLVQGVAGNKYALGYIPFAYYEPNKDKLKAVPVSWSKNSTTEPVMPSMENVLAGIYNPLSRPLFVYVNKKSADKPEVKAYVEFLIENVGTLAKDVKYLPLPEAAYTMAKERFEKRVTGSVFGGVPEVGVKVEDLLAREAVQ, encoded by the coding sequence ATGCGACGCCTATCGCTGTGGCTGGTGTTGGTGGGATCACTGGGAGTGGTAGCTGGTTGCGGTGACGGTTCCGGTGCGTCGGGAGAGCCGACGCTCGTGCAAATCGACGGTTCCAGCACCGTCTTCCCGGTGAGCGAGGCGGTTGCCGAGGAATTCCAGAACTCACAGGCCGGCAAGGTCAATGTGACCGTCGGCAACTCTGGAACCGGCGGCGGCTTCAAGAAATTCTTCCGCGGTGAGACCGATGTTTCGAACGCCTCGCGCCCCATCCTGAAAGAGGAGATGGAAGTCGCGAAGCAGAACAACATCGAATACATCGAATTGCCGATCTGCTTCGACGCGCTGACGATCGTCGTTCACAAGGACAACGACTGGGTCGACTCGATCACGGTCGATGAATTGAAGAAGATGTGGGAGCCGGGCGCCACGGGTCAGGTGACGCAATGGAGCCAGGTCCGCGAAGGCTGGCCCAGCGAGAAGTTCGCGCTCTTCGGGGCCGGTTCCGATTCCGGGACGTTCGATTACTTCACCGAAGCCGTCAATGGCAAGGCGAAGGTCAGCCGCGGCGACTACACAGCCAGCGAAGACGACAACACGTTGGTGCAAGGCGTGGCCGGCAATAAGTACGCCTTGGGCTACATCCCATTCGCCTACTACGAGCCGAACAAAGATAAGCTCAAAGCGGTACCGGTCAGTTGGTCGAAGAACTCCACAACGGAGCCGGTGATGCCAAGCATGGAAAACGTGCTGGCGGGCATCTACAACCCGTTGTCGCGCCCGTTGTTCGTGTATGTGAACAAGAAGTCGGCGGATAAGCCGGAAGTGAAGGCGTATGTCGAATTCTTGATCGAAAACGTGGGCACGTTGGCCAAGGACGTGAAATACCTGCCGCTGCCGGAGGCGGCGTACACGATGGCGAAGGAACGCTTCGAAAAACGCGTCACGGGCAGCGTGTTCGGCGGCGTGCCCGAGGTGGGCGTCAAGGTCGAGGACCTCTTGGCACGAGAAGCTGTCCAGTAG
- a CDS encoding acyltransferase has product MNAISSPQPAVRIRELDGLRGLAALSVVFFHFTLRYGQLFGAPDGLWFDFPRGDYGVQLFFMISGFVIFMTLDRTRTATDFVVARFARLYPAYWAAMLLTFTVVSLFGLPGQEVGLRDFVVNLTMVQSLLHVPHVDGAYWSLQAEILFYAAMLSLWRFGWLSNAIRTLSMWLALAVAVQLAAWWLPERLAGALGPVLTLGSLRFIHLFIIGMALYQQRGVVAIDPGWLLLVVACWFWHALVDAPAGASLVAAFTVVMYLATAGQLPWLASRPLAYLGGISYTLYLVHQNVGYVIIRTLNRWGLNANVSLLLAVGCVVGLAIALSRFMERPALAIIKSRYAAWQAAPRRPLRLPKRRRSVGC; this is encoded by the coding sequence GTGAACGCTATTTCCTCACCTCAGCCAGCCGTGCGGATTCGTGAGTTGGATGGGCTCCGCGGGCTGGCGGCGTTGAGCGTGGTGTTCTTTCATTTCACGTTGCGCTACGGACAGCTCTTCGGTGCGCCCGACGGACTGTGGTTCGACTTTCCGCGGGGCGACTACGGCGTTCAATTGTTCTTCATGATCAGCGGCTTCGTCATTTTCATGACGCTGGACCGCACGCGGACGGCCACCGACTTTGTCGTCGCCCGTTTCGCACGGTTGTATCCGGCGTATTGGGCGGCGATGCTGCTGACGTTTACGGTAGTCTCGCTGTTCGGACTGCCGGGACAAGAGGTCGGCCTGCGCGATTTCGTCGTGAATCTCACGATGGTGCAGTCGCTCCTGCACGTCCCGCACGTAGACGGGGCCTATTGGTCGCTACAGGCGGAGATTCTGTTCTACGCCGCGATGTTATCGCTGTGGCGATTCGGTTGGCTGTCCAACGCGATTCGCACGCTATCCATGTGGCTGGCCCTGGCGGTCGCCGTGCAACTCGCGGCGTGGTGGCTGCCGGAGCGGCTCGCCGGCGCGCTCGGGCCGGTGCTCACGCTCGGCAGTTTGCGCTTCATCCATCTCTTCATCATCGGGATGGCGCTGTATCAGCAGCGCGGCGTGGTGGCGATCGATCCCGGCTGGCTGCTGCTGGTCGTCGCTTGTTGGTTCTGGCACGCACTGGTCGACGCTCCCGCCGGCGCGTCGCTCGTGGCGGCCTTCACGGTCGTGATGTACCTGGCGACCGCCGGGCAACTCCCCTGGCTCGCGAGCCGGCCGCTCGCGTACCTCGGCGGCATCTCCTATACGCTATATCTCGTGCATCAAAACGTCGGCTACGTGATCATCCGCACGTTGAACCGTTGGGGCCTGAACGCCAACGTGAGCTTATTACTGGCCGTCGGTTGCGTGGTCGGACTGGCGATCGCCCTCTCGCGTTTCATGGAACGCCCCGCGCTGGCCATCATCAAATCGCGTTATGCCGCCTGGCAAGCGGCGCCGCGTCGGCCGCTACGGCTGCCGAAGCGCCGACGCTCGGTCGGGTGCTAA
- the waaF gene encoding lipopolysaccharide heptosyltransferase II, translating to MNIAVFLPNWVGDVVMATPALRALRNHFADAHLIGVLRPYVADVLAGTQFLDEQLFYDPRARERALGSWSLIRRLRSRRPDMAVLLTNSLRTGMLAWASGAKRRIGYARYGRGPLLTDKLYHRREDGKYIPSPVLDDYLRLTAAAGCPSESPRMDLATTLDDERAAAAVWRRLALPDGNRVVVFNSGGAFGAAKLWPTEYFAELAARVANDLGYHVLVVCGPSERKVAASIVAQSGHPRVKSLAEEPLSIGLTKACIRRSRLMISTDSGPRHFAAAFDVPVISLFGPTHIAWSENHYPRSVHLQQDVPCGPCQERVCPLRKHYCMRELTVDRVYAAVAAQLTEARPAKAA from the coding sequence ATGAACATCGCCGTTTTTTTGCCGAACTGGGTGGGCGACGTCGTGATGGCCACGCCGGCGCTACGGGCGTTGCGAAATCACTTTGCCGATGCGCATTTGATCGGAGTATTGCGGCCGTATGTGGCGGACGTGTTGGCGGGAACGCAGTTTCTCGACGAGCAGTTATTTTACGATCCCCGCGCGCGGGAACGTGCGCTTGGCAGTTGGTCGCTGATTCGCCGGCTGCGTTCGCGACGTCCGGACATGGCGGTGTTGTTGACGAATTCGCTGCGCACCGGAATGCTCGCCTGGGCGTCCGGCGCGAAGCGCCGCATCGGCTACGCGCGTTATGGCCGCGGGCCGTTGTTGACCGACAAGCTGTATCACCGCCGCGAAGACGGCAAATACATTCCGAGCCCTGTGCTGGACGATTATCTACGTCTCACCGCCGCGGCCGGTTGTCCGTCGGAATCGCCGCGCATGGATCTCGCGACGACGCTCGATGATGAGCGCGCGGCCGCGGCCGTCTGGCGCAGGTTGGCTCTGCCGGATGGAAACCGCGTCGTGGTGTTCAACTCCGGCGGCGCGTTCGGCGCAGCCAAACTTTGGCCGACCGAATACTTCGCCGAGCTGGCGGCGCGCGTGGCCAACGACCTGGGCTACCACGTGCTGGTCGTCTGCGGTCCCAGTGAGCGCAAGGTGGCGGCGTCGATTGTCGCACAGTCTGGCCATCCGCGGGTGAAGAGTCTGGCGGAAGAGCCGCTTTCGATCGGCTTGACGAAGGCCTGCATTCGCCGTAGCCGGTTGATGATCAGCACCGATAGCGGCCCGCGCCATTTCGCCGCGGCCTTCGATGTGCCGGTGATCAGCCTGTTTGGCCCGACGCATATCGCCTGGAGCGAAAACCATTACCCGCGCAGCGTTCACTTGCAGCAAGACGTCCCCTGCGGACCGTGCCAGGAGCGCGTCTGCCCGTTGCGGAAACATTATTGCATGCGCGAACTAACGGTCGATCGCGTCTACGCGGCGGTGGCGGCGCAACTGACCGAGGCGCGCCCCGCGAAGGCGGCGTAG